In Streptomyces sp. NBC_00091, the following proteins share a genomic window:
- a CDS encoding ricin-type beta-trefoil lectin domain protein, producing the protein MSPFSAHHFRLPGNKRARVRRARLAGHAGITVSVALVASLLPVHAWAASPGDRSGVQLPGLQQDIKAKLDQVEAAKLEGWSGAPIQPPTEYEPSKTTPPAGGTASVALSGDQLVQVGTLPVSIGKASPTPENPAPPAPSGTWSVAVETRAVTEAAQVDGALIKVTPPAEGSTPVDVQLDYKMFRDLYGTEWATRLELKQLPECFLTTPDLPECSVAQDVPSINDPAAGTVRATIDPATAPSQGMRTMAGGSGGPTVLAASDGASGAGGTYKATSLSPSGSWSAGGSGGGFSWSYPLNVPAAPAGPAPTIAFGYSSQAVDGKTSVANGQASWIGDGWGYEPGFIERRYRSCADDRKAIPSPPNNDNSTDKKKSDLCWAGDNVVMSLGGSTTELVHDATTGAWVPASDDGSRVERKTDTSVPSGAKDGEYWVVTTRAGTRYFFGRHDVDGAGSRPVTNSVLTVPVFGNHPGEPCYQASFAASSCDQGWRWNLDYVEDVHGNAMVIDWAKETNRYAKNSKYKEPVSYTRASYPTQITYGLRSDNLSGAPAAKVEFTVVERCIKEGTTQCSDTEFEGNNYGDKQPWWDTPSTLHCKATAKDCYVGSPTFWTRKRLTSVTTYGQRTAGSTALSLVDRWTLAQSFPRQRTDTHPPLWLESITRTGYGTAKDGAGNQESVSLPPVSFLPNVQDMPNRVATSATDATPDFDRLRVETIRTETGGEISVAYSAPCPVGGTHPKPEENTTRCFPVHWSPDGEVEKPPLEWFNKYLVDKVTEKDRVSRQPDVTSSYTYEGDAAWAKDTDEFSKPELRTYSQWRGYASVVVNKGVTANAGKSDATEQSQTRTRYFRGMSGDAGRPKITIKDSTNTEDLGEDLPQYQGNAAESITYSRAGGSVDSRVLTWPSSQKTASRPRDGTTPLEAFRGSTTRTDTIENTSGGKSRMVRTRNAYETTYGLPLTNQTEVLANTGAGWSTVEQNCTTTSYVHNTSQHLIGLPHRVRKTQGDCTQTATGTVLGDSRTSYDSLNAFGTAPTKGLVFQADTLDGAGTGWITSSRTEYDTLGRAVKTYDAAGNTSSSAFTPATGPAFSVTQTNTLGQASTVQGDPARGSILQATDANGRKVTFSYDNLGRTTAAWKSSQKPGTDKASVTFSYQISEHEAPAVTSSTLRDDGTYTQAVTIYDGLLRPRQTQTEALGGGRLITDTLYSANGTVRRTNSAYYAEGTPAKKIFVPESIFHVPNSTETAYDGLGRTIRTTTLHSGVPQHSATTEYGGDWTRSRTGLSPDGATLLKGSRAVETWTDALNRTTEVRHFTATDLTTSNKTSYSYDARGNLAKVTDPAGNAWTYGYDARGRKTSFSDPDMGTSSFGFNNLDRQIWAKDSSGRTQYTTYDALGRTTELRDNAADGPLVASFTFDTLLGAKGHPVASTRYENGATYTSEVTGYDAEYRPTGSKVTIPDLPATKGLAGTYAYGTTYTPTGKVQSTTVPATPGGLAAEKLVTRYDADGMPQSLSGLAWYTADIKYSPFGEVLRTASGNAPNRVWTTSLYNQNTGQVTNQITDRETGPNRISDVSYGYDLVGNITSITDTQPGGREDRQCYAYDPMGQLTKAWTGKTAACTGPSLADVTLGPDGDGFWQEYQFDAIGNRTKLINRDLTNSALDDETTYTYGVTIAGGAQPPLKTQPHALAKAEKATRNPGSTFTSLTDYTYDTSGNTKTRRIDGDTQTLNWDRRGKLTSATSPGIGAASVTGASGKCIDVESGGSADGTPVQIYPCNETKAQQWRLTNNTVRALDKCLTTNGSKLVLSTCDGSDKQKFVYRAGDKSLNNPATNQCVDVPNNAADGSDLQLWSCNATGPQQFTFDNTTTYIYDASGSRLIEETGSSRTLYLGEAEITVNKAGQALDAVRYYSGPGAITVRRTSGKATNHQLSVQLADHHGTATTTVDQSAGQAISRRKSDPYGNPRGAQPGNWPGSRGFLGTGIDDTNTALTHIGAREYEATTGRFISVDPVIDITDPLQMNGYTYSAGNPIMNADPTGLRSEECGTLYNCGPKGTITFNNTHEITDRNDGGANLAKTQHVNSNRGDRTYSNRVWLTSQSSNNKGSNNGWGVTNKGTQRPTSLQKSVPSIGQDVIRPLPYLAPMTATPPPSKEQACQIDPLLSCNPEDAILGGANEGPLTFIGFSWVAGAIEPSMTYGEDSYVALEVMQSDLTAKHRAEIGKAYYEFGQKRGELTPYSIGAKDSAGKFDQLRNDLGAMATQDPANVSTAVLGSYTASYEILRAGQNGVQARISIRNSMTLSSFAHAATGYGTPSDRFIQRWIDKTGAMGMMKGQDMTIVFRTVIPRNYSYKGVG; encoded by the coding sequence ATGTCGCCGTTTTCGGCGCATCATTTCCGCCTGCCCGGAAACAAGAGAGCTCGCGTCAGACGCGCGCGTCTCGCCGGGCATGCCGGCATCACCGTCTCGGTGGCGCTGGTCGCATCTCTCCTGCCAGTCCATGCCTGGGCGGCGTCACCGGGCGACCGCAGCGGTGTCCAGCTGCCGGGACTACAGCAGGACATCAAGGCCAAGCTCGACCAGGTCGAGGCCGCCAAGCTCGAAGGCTGGTCCGGCGCGCCCATCCAGCCGCCCACCGAGTACGAGCCATCCAAAACCACGCCCCCGGCAGGTGGGACCGCGAGTGTCGCTCTCTCCGGCGACCAGCTGGTCCAGGTGGGCACCCTGCCGGTGAGCATCGGCAAGGCCTCGCCGACCCCTGAGAACCCGGCCCCGCCCGCGCCGTCGGGCACCTGGTCGGTGGCGGTCGAGACTCGCGCCGTGACCGAGGCTGCGCAGGTTGACGGCGCGCTCATCAAAGTGACGCCGCCGGCGGAAGGGTCGACTCCTGTTGACGTCCAACTGGACTACAAGATGTTCAGGGACCTCTACGGCACCGAGTGGGCCACTCGCCTGGAGCTGAAGCAGCTCCCCGAGTGCTTCCTGACCACCCCGGATCTCCCCGAGTGCTCCGTCGCCCAGGACGTTCCCAGCATCAACGACCCCGCTGCGGGCACGGTCCGCGCGACCATCGACCCGGCCACCGCGCCGAGCCAGGGCATGCGCACCATGGCCGGCGGCAGCGGCGGACCCACCGTCCTGGCCGCCTCCGACGGCGCGTCCGGCGCGGGCGGCACGTACAAGGCCACGTCTCTTTCCCCCTCGGGTTCCTGGTCGGCGGGCGGGAGCGGCGGCGGCTTCTCCTGGTCGTACCCGCTGAACGTTCCCGCCGCGCCCGCGGGACCGGCGCCTACGATCGCCTTTGGGTATTCGTCGCAGGCGGTCGACGGTAAGACGTCCGTGGCCAACGGTCAGGCGTCCTGGATCGGTGACGGCTGGGGTTACGAGCCGGGCTTCATCGAGCGTCGGTACCGTTCGTGCGCGGATGACCGCAAGGCCATCCCCTCCCCTCCGAACAACGACAACAGCACGGACAAGAAGAAGAGCGACCTGTGCTGGGCTGGCGACAACGTCGTGATGTCGCTGGGCGGCTCCACGACCGAGCTTGTCCACGACGCCACGACCGGCGCGTGGGTGCCGGCTTCGGACGACGGCTCCCGGGTCGAACGCAAGACGGACACCAGCGTCCCCAGTGGTGCGAAGGACGGCGAGTACTGGGTCGTCACCACTCGTGCGGGGACCCGCTACTTCTTCGGCCGCCACGACGTCGACGGCGCGGGCAGCCGACCCGTGACCAACTCGGTCCTGACCGTGCCTGTCTTCGGCAACCACCCCGGTGAGCCCTGCTACCAGGCCTCCTTCGCCGCCTCGTCGTGCGATCAGGGCTGGCGCTGGAACCTCGACTACGTCGAGGACGTTCACGGCAACGCCATGGTCATCGACTGGGCCAAGGAGACCAACCGCTACGCCAAAAACAGCAAGTACAAGGAGCCGGTCTCCTACACCCGCGCCAGCTACCCGACGCAGATCACCTACGGTCTGCGCAGCGACAACCTCTCCGGGGCGCCGGCCGCCAAGGTTGAGTTCACCGTCGTCGAGCGGTGCATCAAGGAAGGCACCACCCAGTGCTCGGACACCGAGTTCGAGGGCAACAACTACGGTGACAAGCAGCCCTGGTGGGACACCCCGTCCACCCTCCACTGCAAGGCAACCGCCAAGGATTGCTACGTCGGCTCCCCGACGTTCTGGACGCGTAAGCGGCTGACTTCTGTCACCACCTACGGCCAGCGTACTGCGGGTTCCACCGCCCTGTCCCTGGTGGACCGGTGGACGCTCGCGCAGTCGTTCCCCAGGCAGCGCACGGACACGCACCCGCCGCTGTGGCTCGAGTCGATCACCCGCACCGGCTACGGCACCGCCAAGGATGGCGCAGGCAACCAGGAGAGCGTCTCGCTCCCCCCTGTCTCTTTCCTGCCCAATGTCCAGGACATGCCCAACCGTGTCGCGACCAGCGCCACCGACGCCACACCTGACTTCGACCGCCTGCGCGTGGAGACCATTCGCACCGAGACGGGCGGCGAGATATCCGTCGCCTACTCTGCGCCCTGCCCCGTCGGCGGCACGCATCCGAAGCCGGAGGAGAACACCACCCGCTGCTTCCCCGTCCACTGGTCCCCGGACGGTGAGGTGGAAAAGCCGCCGCTGGAATGGTTCAACAAGTACCTCGTCGACAAGGTCACCGAGAAGGACCGCGTCTCGCGCCAGCCCGACGTCACCAGCAGCTACACCTACGAGGGCGACGCCGCGTGGGCCAAGGACACCGACGAGTTCTCCAAGCCTGAGCTGCGCACCTACAGCCAGTGGCGCGGCTACGCCAGCGTCGTGGTGAACAAGGGCGTCACCGCCAACGCGGGCAAGAGCGACGCGACCGAGCAGTCCCAGACTCGCACCCGCTATTTTCGCGGCATGTCCGGTGACGCCGGCCGCCCCAAGATCACGATCAAGGACTCAACCAATACCGAGGACCTCGGCGAGGATCTTCCCCAGTACCAGGGGAACGCGGCCGAGAGCATCACCTACTCCAGAGCAGGCGGCAGCGTCGACTCCCGCGTGCTGACCTGGCCGTCAAGTCAGAAGACCGCAAGCCGTCCCCGTGACGGCACCACCCCCCTGGAGGCCTTCAGAGGCAGCACCACGCGTACGGACACGATCGAGAACACCAGTGGCGGTAAGTCCCGCATGGTCCGTACCCGCAACGCCTACGAAACCACCTACGGTCTGCCCCTAACCAACCAGACCGAAGTACTGGCGAACACCGGAGCCGGCTGGTCCACGGTTGAACAGAACTGCACCACCACCAGCTACGTCCACAACACCAGCCAACACCTGATCGGTCTGCCTCACAGGGTCCGCAAGACCCAGGGGGACTGCACGCAGACAGCGACCGGAACCGTCCTGGGAGACTCCCGTACCTCCTACGACTCCCTGAACGCCTTCGGCACCGCGCCGACGAAGGGGCTGGTCTTCCAGGCCGACACCCTCGACGGGGCGGGCACCGGCTGGATCACCAGCAGCCGCACCGAGTACGACACCCTCGGCCGCGCCGTGAAGACCTACGACGCCGCTGGCAACACTTCGTCCTCGGCGTTCACGCCGGCGACTGGGCCTGCGTTCTCCGTGACCCAGACCAATACCCTGGGACAGGCCTCGACCGTCCAGGGCGACCCGGCCCGCGGCAGCATCTTGCAGGCGACAGACGCCAATGGACGGAAGGTCACATTCAGTTACGACAACCTGGGACGCACCACCGCTGCCTGGAAGTCCTCCCAGAAGCCTGGCACGGACAAGGCTTCCGTCACCTTCAGCTATCAGATCTCCGAGCACGAGGCCCCGGCCGTCACCAGCAGTACCCTGCGGGACGACGGCACCTACACTCAGGCCGTCACCATCTACGACGGCCTGCTGCGCCCACGTCAGACCCAGACCGAGGCGCTGGGCGGCGGCCGCCTGATCACGGACACCCTCTACAGCGCGAACGGCACGGTCCGCCGGACCAACAGCGCCTACTACGCCGAGGGGACTCCGGCGAAGAAGATCTTCGTCCCGGAGAGCATCTTCCATGTCCCGAACTCCACCGAAACGGCCTATGACGGTCTCGGCCGCACCATCCGCACCACCACCCTCCATTCGGGCGTGCCCCAGCACTCGGCCACAACCGAGTACGGAGGCGACTGGACCCGCAGCCGCACAGGACTCTCCCCCGACGGGGCCACGCTCCTCAAGGGCAGCCGTGCGGTAGAGACCTGGACCGACGCACTCAACCGCACGACCGAGGTTCGGCACTTCACCGCCACCGACCTCACCACCTCGAACAAGACCAGCTACTCCTACGACGCCCGCGGCAACCTGGCCAAGGTCACCGACCCCGCCGGGAACGCGTGGACGTACGGCTACGACGCCCGCGGCCGCAAGACCAGCTTCAGCGATCCCGACATGGGCACCTCCTCGTTCGGGTTCAACAACCTCGACCGGCAGATCTGGGCCAAGGACTCCAGCGGCCGCACCCAGTACACGACCTACGACGCTCTCGGCCGCACGACCGAGCTGCGTGACAACGCAGCCGACGGCCCGCTCGTCGCGTCCTTCACCTTCGACACCCTGCTGGGCGCGAAGGGCCATCCCGTCGCCTCCACCCGCTACGAGAACGGGGCCACGTACACCAGCGAGGTCACCGGCTACGACGCCGAGTACCGACCGACCGGATCCAAGGTCACAATCCCGGACCTCCCCGCGACGAAGGGCCTGGCCGGAACCTACGCCTACGGCACCACCTACACCCCAACGGGCAAGGTCCAGTCGACCACCGTCCCGGCCACGCCGGGCGGCCTCGCGGCGGAGAAGCTGGTGACCCGGTACGACGCCGACGGCATGCCCCAGAGCCTCTCGGGCCTGGCCTGGTACACCGCCGACATCAAGTACAGCCCCTTCGGTGAGGTCCTGCGCACTGCTTCGGGTAACGCCCCGAACCGGGTCTGGACCACCAGCCTCTACAACCAGAACACCGGGCAGGTCACCAACCAGATCACCGACCGCGAGACCGGGCCGAACCGCATCAGCGATGTCTCCTACGGCTACGACCTGGTCGGCAACATCACGTCAATCACCGACACCCAGCCCGGCGGTCGCGAAGACCGCCAGTGCTACGCGTACGACCCCATGGGCCAGCTCACCAAGGCCTGGACCGGCAAGACCGCTGCCTGCACCGGACCCTCCCTCGCCGACGTCACCCTGGGTCCCGACGGTGACGGGTTCTGGCAGGAATACCAGTTCGACGCCATCGGCAACCGCACCAAGCTCATCAACCGCGACCTCACCAACAGCGCGCTCGACGACGAGACCACGTACACCTACGGCGTCACCATCGCCGGCGGCGCGCAGCCGCCGCTGAAGACCCAGCCTCATGCACTGGCCAAGGCTGAGAAAGCCACTCGCAACCCGGGCTCCACGTTCACCTCGCTGACCGACTACACCTACGACACCTCCGGCAACACCAAGACCCGCCGGATCGACGGCGACACCCAGACTTTGAATTGGGACCGCCGCGGCAAACTCACCTCCGCCACCAGCCCCGGCATCGGAGCTGCCTCTGTCACCGGAGCCTCCGGCAAGTGCATCGACGTCGAATCCGGCGGCAGTGCCGACGGCACCCCTGTCCAGATCTACCCCTGCAACGAGACCAAGGCCCAGCAGTGGCGCCTGACCAACAACACGGTCCGGGCCCTGGACAAGTGCCTGACCACCAACGGCAGCAAGCTGGTCCTGTCCACGTGTGACGGCAGCGACAAGCAGAAGTTCGTCTACCGCGCCGGTGACAAGTCCCTCAACAACCCGGCGACCAACCAGTGCGTCGACGTCCCCAACAACGCCGCCGACGGCAGCGACCTCCAACTGTGGTCCTGCAACGCCACCGGGCCCCAGCAGTTCACCTTCGACAACACCACCACCTACATCTACGACGCCTCGGGCAGCCGACTCATCGAGGAGACCGGCAGTTCCCGCACCCTCTACCTCGGCGAAGCCGAGATCACCGTCAACAAGGCCGGCCAGGCCCTCGACGCTGTCCGCTACTACAGCGGCCCCGGCGCCATTACCGTCCGCCGAACCAGCGGCAAGGCCACCAACCACCAGCTCAGCGTCCAGCTGGCGGACCACCACGGCACTGCGACCACCACCGTCGACCAGAGCGCCGGGCAGGCGATCAGCCGCCGCAAGTCGGACCCCTACGGCAACCCGCGAGGCGCCCAGCCCGGCAACTGGCCCGGAAGCCGCGGCTTCCTCGGGACCGGCATCGACGACACCAACACCGCCCTCACCCACATCGGCGCACGCGAGTACGAAGCCACCACCGGCCGGTTCATCTCCGTTGACCCGGTCATCGACATCACCGACCCGCTCCAGATGAACGGGTACACCTACTCCGCAGGCAACCCCATCATGAACGCAGACCCCACCGGCCTGCGCAGCGAAGAATGCGGAACCCTCTACAACTGCGGCCCCAAGGGAACCATCACCTTCAACAACACCCACGAAATCACAGACCGAAACGACGGCGGCGCCAACCTCGCCAAAACGCAACACGTCAACAGCAACCGTGGGGACAGGACATACTCGAACAGAGTCTGGCTAACGAGCCAGAGCAGCAACAACAAGGGCAGCAACAACGGATGGGGCGTCACGAATAAGGGCACACAGCGCCCTACGTCCCTCCAAAAGAGTGTCCCGTCCATTGGCCAAGACGTCATCAGGCCACTTCCTTATCTGGCCCCCATGACAGCCACTCCGCCACCTTCCAAAGAACAGGCATGCCAGATTGATCCCCTTTTGAGTTGCAATCCGGAGGATGCGATCCTGGGAGGAGCCAACGAGGGGCCCCTTACTTTCATCGGGTTCAGCTGGGTGGCTGGCGCGATAGAGCCTTCCATGACGTATGGAGAAGACAGCTACGTGGCCCTGGAGGTGATGCAGAGCGACCTCACGGCGAAGCATCGCGCCGAGATCGGAAAGGCCTACTATGAATTCGGCCAAAAGCGGGGTGAATTGACACCGTATTCCATTGGAGCCAAAGATAGCGCCGGGAAATTCGATCAGCTACGAAATGACCTCGGGGCTATGGCCACACAGGACCCCGCCAATGTTTCCACAGCAGTCCTGGGGTCCTATACTGCCAGTTACGAGATCCTCCGCGCGGGCCAGAATGGGGTGCAGGCCAGAATTTCTATCAGAAATTCGATGACACTATCCTCGTTCGCTCACGCCGCCACGGGCTACGGCACACCGTCGGACAGATTTATTCAGAGGTGGATCGACAAAACCGGCGCCATGGGAATGATGAAAGGCCAGGACATGACGATTGTGTTCAGGACTGTGATCCCCCGAAACTACAGCTACAAGGGGGTCGGGTGA
- a CDS encoding serine protease has product MTGRAVRVCVLAGVCCALVAAGVAFGMGRMGSVADGDAARGRYAQDARLADEAAAGALKKLSEGGGTKPEEREEAPWQVSEPLQARTAEPEPAIGALFSPGLDWDDDHHCSGSVVHSPDGDLVVTAAHCVYASGFRTNLAFVPGYAEGKAPFGVWVPTRIDVDPRWVRSSDPDYDVAFIRVRRPGHPGQRIEDVTGAQAVRFGVQLPAPARLVGYPNDAEQPLGCANTAVAAGSTQLRLDCADVPNGTSGGPVLTAGNTLVGVIGGRDGGGDEATSYSSYFGDGVRELYERAVRG; this is encoded by the coding sequence ATGACGGGCAGGGCCGTACGGGTCTGCGTGCTGGCCGGTGTCTGCTGTGCGCTGGTGGCGGCCGGGGTGGCCTTCGGGATGGGCCGGATGGGGTCCGTCGCGGACGGGGATGCGGCTCGGGGGAGGTACGCGCAGGATGCGCGGCTGGCCGATGAGGCGGCGGCCGGGGCGCTGAAGAAGCTCTCCGAGGGGGGCGGGACGAAGCCTGAGGAGCGGGAAGAGGCCCCTTGGCAGGTCTCCGAGCCGCTCCAGGCGCGGACCGCCGAGCCCGAGCCGGCGATCGGGGCGCTCTTCTCCCCCGGTCTGGACTGGGACGACGACCACCACTGCTCGGGGAGTGTCGTGCACTCCCCCGACGGGGATCTCGTCGTCACCGCCGCGCACTGCGTGTACGCGAGCGGCTTCCGGACCAACCTGGCCTTCGTTCCGGGGTACGCGGAGGGGAAGGCGCCGTTCGGAGTGTGGGTGCCGACGCGGATCGATGTGGATCCGCGGTGGGTGCGGTCCTCGGACCCGGACTACGACGTGGCGTTCATCCGGGTGCGGCGCCCCGGGCATCCCGGGCAGCGGATCGAGGACGTCACGGGGGCGCAGGCCGTCCGCTTCGGGGTCCAACTGCCCGCACCGGCCCGGCTGGTGGGCTACCCGAACGACGCCGAGCAGCCCCTGGGGTGTGCCAACACAGCCGTAGCCGCCGGGTCCACGCAGCTGCGGCTGGACTGCGCGGACGTGCCCAACGGGACCAGTGGCGGCCCCGTCCTGACCGCGGGGAACACCCTGGTCGGGGTGATCGGCGGCCGCGACGGAGGCGGGGACGAGGCGACCTCGTACAGCAGTTATTTCGGGGACGGGGTACGGGAGTTGTACGAGCGGGCGGTGCGCGGCTAG
- a CDS encoding phosphatidylinositol-specific phospholipase C domain-containing protein — protein MTIRTRTAGASLTLLTALTLTLPTTPAAAADLPYISSTGVGVHNAYEKAKYPYFADALDSGAAMLELDVWTNFFGSGWRVSHDNPFGNDSNCENATTPAQLRTKSRNQNLAGCLSDIRSWHDAHPGHRPIVLKLELKDGFAANLGRGPAELDTLLNSKLGDALYRPGQLAAGHPDLDTAARAGAWPSRSAMAGKFLVELIPGTLEEGNSSDKLWTDREYAEHLRTHLPTAAAFPAVHRAEPGDPRNRYADPSLRPWFVVFDGDSTAYTSGSIDTTWYHRNHYLLIATDAHNVTPAIDPVHPTESEARARVALMATHHASITSSDWYPLPSVLATVLPRG, from the coding sequence ATGACCATCCGAACCCGCACGGCAGGCGCCTCGCTGACCCTCCTCACGGCCCTCACCCTCACCCTCCCCACGACCCCTGCCGCAGCCGCTGACCTCCCCTACATCTCCTCCACGGGCGTGGGCGTCCACAACGCGTACGAGAAGGCCAAGTACCCCTACTTCGCGGACGCCCTCGACTCCGGCGCGGCGATGCTGGAGCTCGACGTCTGGACCAACTTCTTCGGCAGCGGCTGGCGGGTCTCCCACGACAACCCCTTCGGCAACGACAGCAACTGCGAGAACGCCACCACCCCCGCCCAGCTGCGCACCAAGTCCCGCAACCAGAACCTCGCCGGCTGCCTCTCGGACATCCGCAGCTGGCACGACGCGCACCCCGGCCACCGCCCGATCGTCCTCAAGCTCGAACTCAAGGACGGCTTCGCCGCCAACCTCGGCCGGGGCCCCGCCGAGCTCGACACCCTCCTGAACAGCAAGCTGGGCGACGCCCTCTACCGCCCGGGCCAGCTGGCCGCCGGCCACCCGGACCTCGACACGGCCGCCCGCGCCGGCGCCTGGCCGAGCCGCTCGGCCATGGCCGGCAAGTTCCTCGTGGAACTCATCCCCGGCACCCTCGAGGAGGGCAACAGCTCGGACAAGCTCTGGACCGACCGCGAGTACGCCGAGCACTTGCGCACCCACCTCCCCACGGCAGCCGCCTTCCCGGCGGTCCACCGCGCCGAACCGGGCGACCCCCGCAACCGCTACGCGGACCCGTCACTGCGCCCCTGGTTCGTAGTCTTCGACGGCGACTCCACGGCCTACACCTCGGGCTCCATCGACACGACCTGGTACCACCGCAACCACTACCTCCTCATCGCCACCGACGCCCACAACGTCACCCCGGCCATAGACCCGGTCCACCCCACCGAGTCCGAAGCCCGCGCCCGAGTAGCCCTGATGGCCACCCACCACGCCTCGATCACCTCCTCGGACTGGTACCCCCTCCCGAGCGTCCTCGCCACAGTCCTCCCCCGAGGCTGA